AGGTGTCTATGAGAATCTCCGACGTCTCTATTCGCAATGCCGTCTTTGCCTGGATGCTTTTTGCAGGCTTTCTTGTGTTTGGATTCATCTCTTTTCTGCGATTGGGAGTCAGTCAATTACCTGATGTCGATTTTCCCGTTGTTAACGTGTCTCTTACTTTGCAGGGGGCGGCTCCCGAGATTATGGAAACCAGTGTGGTCGATCCGGTGGAAGATGCCTTGTCTTCCGTGGAAGGAGTGGAGCGCATCAGTTCTATCAGTAAAACGGGAGTGGCAAACATCACCATTGAGTTTGAACTGGATCGCAATATCGATTCCGCTTTGCAAGAGGTACAGACAAAGGTTGCTCAGGCACAAAGACTGTTGCCTCCGAACGTGGATCCTCCTGTGATCACGAAAACCAATCCCGATGATCAACCGATCATTTGGCTTGCGCTGACTTATGAGAAAAATGATCCGTATTTTTTAATGAGTTATGCCAAGGATTATTTGAAAGATCGTTTCACGATGGTGCCCGGAGTGGGTGACATAATACTTGGTGGTTATACGGATCCCGCCATGCGTGTCTGGGTGGACTCCAAAAAATTGAAGAACAGAAATATGGCCGTCGGGGACGTGATGGATTCCATCCGTTCACAACATGCCGAGATTCCCGGTGGATTTATTCAAAACAAGACGAATGCTTTTAATGTTCGCACCTTAGGGGAATTTACCGATGCGGAGGGTTTTGACGATATGATTGTCAATCGTCGCGCCGGAATGAATATTCAAGATCCGTTGAACATCGTGCGTTTGAAAGATGTTGGATATGCCGAAGAGTCCCTGTCCGAAGTTTATCGCATCTCTCGTTTCGACGGCGTTCAGGCATTGGGTTTAGGTATTAAAAAACAATTAGGTTCCAATGCCGTGGCTGTTGCCACTGCAGTTAAAGAAAAAATAAAAGACATTCAAAACGAACTGCCGCCGGGAATGAAAGTTCAGATTAACTTTGACTCCTCTCGTTTTATTGAACAGTCCATTCATGAAATGATTAAGCATCTGACCCTTGCCGTTTTGTTGACCTCTTTGGTCTGTTGGGTGTTTTTGGGAAGTTTCACGGCGACACTCAATGTGCTTTTGGCGATTCCAACATCCATCATGGGTGCTTTCATCGGAATTTATTTTTTTGGTTTTACATTAAACACGTTCACCTTATTGGGACTCACGTTGGCGATTGGTATTGTGGTCGACGATGCCATCATGGTTCTGGAAAATATTTTTCGTTACAATGAGCGGGGAATGGGGCCCATCGAGTCTGCCATTATTGGTGCGCGCGAAATCACGTTCGCGGCTCTTGCTGCCAGTATCGCCATCATCGCGATCTTTTTGCCAGTCGCCTTTATGAAGGGTGTGATTGGAAAATTCTTTTTACAATATGGAGTGACAATTTCTTTAGCTGTGGCGTTGTCATTGATGGAGTCTTTAACAATCACGCCGATGCGTTGTTCAAGTTTCGTTCATCCAGGTCATCGCACCACCAAAATGGGACAAATGTTTGAAAAGTTTATGGATGCCTGGCGGAATTTTTACAGCCGCACTTTGAGTTGGACTTTGAATCATCGCTGGGGTGTTTTGCTGGGATCTTTGGTATTTGTCTTGGCATCTTTTTACTCCTTGAGTTTCCTCAATAAAGAACTCACGCCGGTGCAAGATCAGGGGCTGTTTATTTTGCGTTTAATGCTTCCGGTAGGTTCTTCTTTAGCAAATACCAATAGCAAAGCTCACGAAGTAGAGAAATGGCTGCGCTCTCGGCCGGAGCTTGCGCATCTTTACGTTGCTGTTGGAGGACTTGGTGGTGCCGGAGGAAGCGATACTAATACGGGAGTGATGTTTGTGACTCTGAAAGATCAGGGGAAACGCGGAACGGACCCGCATACGGGAAAAGAGTTAACACAACAGGAATTTATGGGAGTGGCGCGAAAAGAGCTGAGCAAAATTTCCGGTCTTAAAGTTTTTATGATGGACCTTTCAAGTCGCGGATTCT
This region of Bdellovibrio sp. BCCA genomic DNA includes:
- a CDS encoding efflux RND transporter permease subunit — its product is MRISDVSIRNAVFAWMLFAGFLVFGFISFLRLGVSQLPDVDFPVVNVSLTLQGAAPEIMETSVVDPVEDALSSVEGVERISSISKTGVANITIEFELDRNIDSALQEVQTKVAQAQRLLPPNVDPPVITKTNPDDQPIIWLALTYEKNDPYFLMSYAKDYLKDRFTMVPGVGDIILGGYTDPAMRVWVDSKKLKNRNMAVGDVMDSIRSQHAEIPGGFIQNKTNAFNVRTLGEFTDAEGFDDMIVNRRAGMNIQDPLNIVRLKDVGYAEESLSEVYRISRFDGVQALGLGIKKQLGSNAVAVATAVKEKIKDIQNELPPGMKVQINFDSSRFIEQSIHEMIKHLTLAVLLTSLVCWVFLGSFTATLNVLLAIPTSIMGAFIGIYFFGFTLNTFTLLGLTLAIGIVVDDAIMVLENIFRYNERGMGPIESAIIGAREITFAALAASIAIIAIFLPVAFMKGVIGKFFLQYGVTISLAVALSLMESLTITPMRCSSFVHPGHRTTKMGQMFEKFMDAWRNFYSRTLSWTLNHRWGVLLGSLVFVLASFYSLSFLNKELTPVQDQGLFILRLMLPVGSSLANTNSKAHEVEKWLRSRPELAHLYVAVGGLGGAGGSDTNTGVMFVTLKDQGKRGTDPHTGKELTQQEFMGVARKELSKISGLKVFMMDLSSRGFSTGKGYPIEFVLQGPAWDKLADLSEKMKTDMRNSGFMVDVDSDYLEGMPEIRITPNRDQAATRGVSVEDIGTTIQAMIGGVKNGQYTKNGHRYDIYVQLKKEPDPRVEFKDILIANGRNNLIPLSKVSDLEEKPSLQQITRVNRQRAITIYSNLAPGASQEKALQFVQEKAKGLPPTYFVSQSGAAKTFQESFNSLIFALALGILVAYMVLASQFNSFLDPLTVLMALPFSFSGAFFALVSMKQSINMYSMIGVLLLMGIVKKNSILLIDFTNAVRDRDSSKGANEALKEACPVRLRPIIMTSFATMAAAIPSALASGAGSETFKPMAITLIGGVFVSTFLTLYVVPATYSLVERFRRRDVRKKEVTQAFAIVGDKAGISFQPMPDFIEDQDKPTPKETAVSQDKT